One Weissella ceti DNA window includes the following coding sequences:
- a CDS encoding dihydrolipoyl dehydrogenase family protein → MTEFNFDVLYIGSGHGTFDGAIPLAASGVKVGVIEADKVGGTCPNWGCNAKVLLEEAVKLQHAIEKSNGIISGETKIDWAKNQAHKNNVIDVLPGAIEGMMTGQGIEMIFGRGELVDAHTVQVGDKTYTADKIVISTGLRPHRLDVLGTELAHDSKDFLALSEMPAKMTVIGGGYVALESATMANAAGADVTLVLRGSVALRAFPEASSDLVLADLAERGVTIMRDTEVASLAENAGQITVTTTNGEIVTDYVLDATGRIANVENIGLENLGIQASAAGIEVNEFLQTSVENIYASGDVINKTQPKLTPTAIFESLYLMRRFSGQSEAAIDYPTIATNVFTTPRVAMAGVTVQAAEEQPELYTIVKHDVAGNWYRQVTYETQGTTTMIFNQEGNLVGVSDVSDRAEDIVNALLPAIEFKLSPEQISRLVGIFPSISFDVWGQI, encoded by the coding sequence ATGACAGAATTTAACTTTGACGTCCTATATATCGGTAGCGGACACGGAACATTTGACGGTGCCATTCCTTTGGCGGCTAGCGGTGTTAAGGTTGGTGTTATCGAAGCTGACAAGGTTGGGGGAACTTGCCCAAACTGGGGATGTAACGCTAAGGTTTTGCTAGAAGAAGCTGTTAAGCTACAACACGCCATTGAAAAGTCAAACGGAATCATCTCAGGTGAAACTAAGATTGACTGGGCAAAGAACCAAGCACACAAGAACAATGTTATTGATGTTTTGCCAGGTGCCATTGAAGGTATGATGACTGGACAAGGGATCGAAATGATCTTTGGTCGTGGTGAATTGGTTGACGCTCACACTGTACAAGTTGGAGACAAGACATACACTGCGGATAAGATTGTTATCTCAACTGGATTGCGTCCACACCGTTTGGATGTTCTAGGAACAGAATTGGCACACGATTCAAAGGACTTCTTGGCTTTGTCAGAAATGCCAGCTAAGATGACTGTTATTGGTGGTGGATATGTGGCCTTGGAAAGTGCAACAATGGCTAACGCTGCCGGTGCAGACGTTACATTGGTTCTACGTGGATCAGTGGCTTTGCGTGCCTTCCCAGAAGCGTCTTCAGACCTTGTATTGGCTGACTTGGCAGAACGTGGTGTAACAATCATGCGTGATACTGAAGTAGCTTCATTGGCTGAAAACGCTGGTCAAATCACAGTGACAACTACAAACGGCGAAATCGTAACTGATTACGTGTTGGATGCGACTGGTCGTATTGCCAACGTTGAAAATATTGGTTTGGAAAACTTGGGTATTCAAGCATCAGCTGCTGGAATCGAAGTTAACGAATTCTTGCAAACAAGCGTTGAAAACATCTACGCTTCAGGTGACGTTATCAACAAGACTCAACCTAAGTTGACACCAACTGCAATCTTCGAATCATTGTACCTAATGCGTCGTTTCTCAGGTCAATCAGAAGCGGCTATTGACTACCCAACAATCGCCACAAACGTCTTCACAACACCACGTGTTGCGATGGCAGGTGTGACTGTTCAAGCTGCGGAAGAACAACCAGAATTGTACACGATCGTTAAGCATGACGTTGCTGGAAACTGGTACCGTCAAGTGACATACGAAACACAAGGAACAACTACAATGATCTTCAACCAAGAAGGTAACCTTGTTGGTGTATCTGATGTTTCTGACCGTGCAGAAGATATCGTAAACGCATTGCTACCAGCAATTGAATTTAAGTTGTCACCAGAACAAATCAGCCGTTTGGTTGGTATTTTCCCATCAATTTCATTTGATGTTTGGGGACAAATTTAA
- a CDS encoding TetR/AcrR family transcriptional regulator gives MSKIQALEDAAYDLVQAQGLSQLSINKLAKRANVSVATAYIYYENKADLLGTLYQSIRETLILNLPLPNPASTVQEQFAQVMRTYAETFLAHPKQVNFMTALSANPEYLPEEMQGDDSLLGPAMMAVIKQAYEQNKLRTKNVDLIVAQALQPLQWLLQTRAQHNAKVQVEEVDALIEMAQRAIFMD, from the coding sequence ATGAGTAAGATTCAGGCCCTTGAGGATGCTGCTTACGACTTGGTACAAGCACAGGGATTAAGCCAATTGAGTATTAATAAATTGGCTAAGCGTGCTAATGTATCAGTCGCAACAGCATACATTTACTATGAAAATAAAGCGGACTTGTTGGGAACTTTATATCAAAGCATTCGTGAGACACTAATTCTTAATTTACCACTACCAAACCCAGCATCAACGGTGCAAGAGCAGTTTGCTCAAGTGATGCGTACGTATGCTGAAACCTTTTTAGCACATCCAAAGCAAGTTAATTTCATGACTGCGTTAAGTGCGAATCCAGAATACTTACCCGAGGAAATGCAAGGGGATGATAGTTTACTGGGGCCAGCAATGATGGCCGTTATCAAACAAGCGTATGAACAAAACAAGTTGCGGACTAAAAACGTAGATTTGATTGTAGCTCAAGCGCTACAACCACTACAATGGCTACTACAAACACGTGCCCAACATAATGCGAAGGTACAGGTAGAAGAAGTAGATGCTTTGATTGAAATGGCGCAACGCGCAATTTTCATGGATTAA
- the rpsN gene encoding 30S ribosomal protein S14 yields the protein MAKKSKIAKELKIEATIEKYAAKRAELKAAGDYVGLSKLPRNASPVRAHNRDKIDGRPHAYMRQFGMSRLNFRDLAHKGQIPGVKKASW from the coding sequence ATGGCTAAGAAGTCAAAGATCGCAAAAGAATTGAAGATCGAAGCAACTATCGAAAAGTACGCTGCAAAGCGTGCTGAATTGAAGGCTGCTGGAGATTACGTAGGACTATCAAAGTTGCCACGTAACGCATCACCAGTTCGTGCACACAACCGCGACAAGATCGACGGACGTCCACACGCTTACATGCGTCAATTTGGAATGTCTCGTTTGAACTTCCGTGACTTGGCACACAAGGGTCAAATCCCTGGTGTTAAGAAGGCTTCTTGGTAA
- the rpmG gene encoding 50S ribosomal protein L33 encodes MRINILLESAETGERIYLTSKNRRNTPDRLELKKYSPKLRRVTVFKEVK; translated from the coding sequence ATGCGCATTAACATTTTGTTAGAGTCAGCTGAAACTGGCGAACGTATCTATCTAACTTCTAAGAACCGTCGTAACACACCAGACCGCTTGGAGCTTAAGAAGTACTCTCCAAAGTTGCGTCGTGTTACTGTGTTCAAGGAGGTTAAGTAA
- a CDS encoding acetate/propionate family kinase, with amino-acid sequence MSKTLSINAGSSSLKFQLLEMPEETVIANGQVERIGLTDGVFSMKFNGEKFEIVKDFENHRSAIETMLEQFQEQNVIAEISEITGVGHRVVAGGEWFNKSVVVDDEVVNKIERLAAYAPLHNPANAEGIKVFREILPEATSVAVFDTAFHQTMPRENYLYALPYEYYTKYGARKYGFHGTSHRYVSERTAAVLGKPLEDLKVITLHLGAGASVAAIKDGKSFDTSMGFTPLAGVTMATRSGDVDPSLIYYIQEREGLSNEEMLHVLNNKSGLLGVSTLSSDMRDLEQVEDTNEHAKLALTMFTDSVVKYIGQYIVEMGGVDAITFTAGIGENAANVREDIINRLNFMGIKIDTEANNVRGVERVISTEDSAASVLLIPTNEELEIARDVERLKG; translated from the coding sequence ATGTCAAAAACTTTATCAATTAATGCGGGTTCATCTTCATTGAAGTTCCAATTGTTGGAAATGCCTGAAGAAACAGTCATTGCTAACGGACAAGTTGAACGTATCGGTCTAACAGACGGTGTGTTCTCAATGAAGTTCAACGGTGAAAAGTTTGAAATCGTTAAGGATTTCGAAAACCACCGTTCAGCTATTGAAACAATGCTTGAACAATTCCAAGAACAAAACGTTATCGCTGAAATCAGCGAAATCACAGGTGTTGGACACCGTGTCGTTGCGGGTGGAGAATGGTTTAACAAGTCAGTTGTTGTTGACGACGAAGTAGTTAACAAGATCGAACGTCTTGCTGCTTACGCTCCTCTACACAACCCAGCTAACGCTGAAGGTATCAAGGTCTTCCGTGAAATCTTGCCAGAAGCTACTTCTGTTGCAGTATTTGACACAGCCTTCCACCAAACAATGCCTCGTGAAAACTACTTGTACGCATTGCCATACGAATACTACACAAAGTATGGGGCACGTAAGTACGGATTCCACGGAACTTCACACCGTTACGTTTCAGAACGTACAGCTGCTGTTTTGGGGAAGCCTTTGGAAGATCTTAAGGTTATCACTTTGCACTTGGGTGCTGGTGCCTCAGTTGCTGCCATCAAGGATGGAAAGTCATTTGACACTTCAATGGGATTCACTCCTTTGGCAGGTGTAACTATGGCTACTCGTTCAGGTGACGTAGATCCTTCATTGATCTACTACATCCAAGAACGTGAAGGATTGTCAAACGAAGAAATGCTACACGTCTTGAACAACAAGTCAGGATTGTTGGGAGTTTCTACTTTGTCATCAGACATGCGTGACTTGGAACAAGTTGAAGACACTAACGAACACGCTAAGTTGGCTTTGACTATGTTCACTGACAGCGTTGTTAAGTACATCGGACAATACATCGTTGAAATGGGTGGAGTTGACGCCATCACATTCACTGCTGGTATCGGTGAAAACGCTGCTAACGTTCGTGAAGACATCATCAACCGATTGAACTTCATGGGAATCAAGATTGACACAGAAGCGAACAACGTTCGTGGTGTTGAACGCGTTATCTCAACAGAAGATTCAGCTGCTTCAGTATTGTTGATCCCAACAAACGAAGAACTTGAAATCGCTCGTGACGTTGAACGTCTAAAGGGATAA
- the pepT gene encoding peptidase T gives MSELEQINAVYPNLVERFVRYVKINTRSDETSTTTPSDPKEVAFLADLAVELEKMGLENVRTMSDGYVFADLASNIDADVPTIGFIAHVDTADFNSENVQPQFVENYDGASDIKLNDEFTLSPKDFPSLKKYDGHTLITTDGTTLLGADDKAGVAEIMAAAEYFIANPEVKHGELRFAFGPDEEIGMGANNFHVEEFGADFAYTLDGGPLGELEWQTFSAASAEIKIKGRNVHPGTAKDTMVNALQVGMDLHAALPEHDRPEHTEGMEGFFHLLAMDGTPEEASMAYIIRDHDREKFEGRKAMMQKIVDDMNAAFGEERIALKMADQYYNMGEILKDNMTSVNLAEAAMKELDITPIIEPVRGGTDGSKITFLGLPTPNVFAGAENMHGRFEYVSTRTMKQAVDTVLKIVELNTQA, from the coding sequence ATGAGTGAATTAGAACAAATTAACGCAGTATACCCAAACTTGGTGGAGCGCTTTGTACGTTACGTGAAGATTAATACACGTTCTGACGAAACATCAACGACAACACCTTCTGACCCGAAGGAAGTTGCTTTCTTGGCTGACTTGGCCGTTGAATTGGAAAAGATGGGACTTGAAAACGTTCGTACAATGTCTGACGGATATGTATTCGCAGACTTGGCATCAAACATTGATGCTGACGTACCAACAATTGGATTCATTGCGCACGTTGACACAGCCGACTTTAACTCTGAAAATGTGCAACCACAATTCGTCGAAAACTACGACGGTGCATCAGACATTAAGTTGAATGACGAATTCACTTTGTCACCAAAGGACTTCCCAAGTCTAAAGAAGTACGATGGCCACACATTGATTACAACTGATGGAACAACTTTGTTGGGAGCAGATGACAAGGCTGGGGTTGCTGAAATTATGGCCGCTGCAGAATACTTCATTGCTAACCCAGAAGTAAAGCACGGAGAATTGCGCTTTGCTTTCGGACCTGACGAAGAAATCGGAATGGGAGCCAACAACTTCCACGTCGAAGAATTTGGTGCAGACTTTGCATACACACTTGATGGTGGACCACTAGGGGAACTAGAATGGCAAACATTCTCAGCTGCTAGTGCTGAAATTAAGATCAAGGGACGTAACGTTCACCCAGGAACAGCTAAGGATACAATGGTTAATGCCTTGCAAGTTGGAATGGACTTGCACGCAGCTTTGCCAGAACATGATCGTCCAGAACACACAGAAGGCATGGAAGGATTCTTCCACCTACTAGCAATGGACGGTACACCTGAAGAAGCTTCAATGGCGTACATCATTCGTGATCACGACCGCGAAAAGTTTGAAGGTCGTAAGGCAATGATGCAAAAGATCGTTGATGACATGAACGCTGCCTTTGGTGAAGAACGTATTGCTTTGAAGATGGCTGACCAATACTACAACATGGGTGAAATTTTGAAGGACAACATGACATCAGTTAACCTTGCAGAAGCAGCCATGAAGGAACTGGATATCACACCAATCATCGAACCAGTTCGTGGTGGAACTGATGGGTCAAAGATTACTTTCTTGGGCCTACCAACACCTAACGTTTTCGCCGGTGCTGAAAACATGCATGGTCGTTTCGAATACGTTTCAACACGTACAATGAAGCAAGCGGTTGATACAGTATTGAAGATTGTTGAATTAAACACACAAGCTTAA
- a CDS encoding Nif3-like dinuclear metal center hexameric protein — MQANDLIAKIEAHAPKHLAWERDAIGIQIGDGTQEIHNVMTTLDVLPAVVDEAIEKGVDFIFAHHPVMFRPAKNLDLSDPQNQMYAKLIKHDIVVYAAHTNLDSAKDGLNDWLASAFGIQDTKPLLPNADGETGLGRIGTLAETTTVAEYAAFIRDICGVEKVRVIANDLNRQIKKIAVLGGDGGKEYVVAQAAGADAYVTADIYYHVGHSILMDDFVVIDPDHHMEALATSEMAKLVKKWQNDNKWELDNVFTSDVNTDPYQYI, encoded by the coding sequence ATGCAGGCGAATGATTTAATTGCAAAGATTGAAGCACATGCACCAAAGCACTTAGCGTGGGAACGTGATGCAATTGGGATTCAAATTGGGGATGGCACACAAGAAATTCATAATGTGATGACGACTTTGGATGTGTTGCCTGCTGTGGTAGACGAGGCAATTGAAAAGGGTGTTGATTTTATCTTCGCTCATCATCCAGTGATGTTCCGTCCAGCTAAGAATTTGGATTTGAGTGATCCACAAAACCAAATGTACGCCAAGTTGATTAAGCACGATATTGTTGTTTACGCAGCCCATACTAACTTGGATTCAGCCAAAGATGGTTTGAACGATTGGTTAGCGTCTGCCTTTGGTATTCAAGATACGAAGCCGTTATTGCCTAACGCAGATGGTGAAACGGGGCTTGGTCGTATCGGAACATTAGCAGAAACAACGACTGTTGCAGAATATGCAGCTTTTATTCGTGATATCTGTGGTGTTGAGAAGGTTCGTGTCATTGCCAATGATTTGAATCGCCAAATTAAAAAGATTGCCGTACTAGGTGGTGATGGTGGTAAGGAATATGTCGTTGCGCAAGCCGCTGGTGCAGATGCTTATGTTACAGCGGATATTTATTATCACGTTGGGCACAGTATTTTGATGGATGACTTCGTTGTGATTGATCCAGATCATCATATGGAAGCTTTAGCGACATCAGAAATGGCAAAATTAGTTAAAAAGTGGCAAAATGATAATAAGTGGGAATTGGATAATGTATTTACATCTGATGTGAATACAGATCCTTATCAATATATCTAA
- a CDS encoding tRNA (adenine(22)-N(1))-methyltransferase, translating to MDALHLSKRLQVVADFVPANARLADIGSDHAYLPANLLLADKISFGIAGEVAKGPLENARQEVMRHRLTDKLETRLADGLAAVKPEDNIDTVVVAGMGGRLIAQILEAGHQNNERYDYLILQPNIDVYVVREWLEQHGYKLTAETMILDEGHYYEILVAQPGAQKLTDQERHYGPFNIANNDDVWRAKWQREADRIGDVMAQLVAVEKQDSPAYAKYVAQKSEIEEVLAHAGE from the coding sequence ATGGACGCATTGCATTTATCAAAGAGATTACAAGTTGTTGCAGATTTCGTACCCGCTAACGCCCGTTTGGCTGATATTGGATCTGATCATGCTTACTTGCCAGCAAACCTATTGTTGGCTGACAAAATCAGTTTTGGGATTGCGGGTGAAGTCGCTAAGGGCCCACTAGAAAATGCGCGTCAAGAAGTGATGCGTCACCGTTTGACTGATAAGTTAGAAACACGTTTAGCTGATGGTCTAGCAGCCGTTAAGCCAGAAGACAATATTGATACTGTTGTTGTTGCAGGAATGGGTGGTCGTTTGATTGCGCAAATTCTTGAAGCTGGTCACCAAAACAACGAACGTTATGACTACTTGATTCTACAACCCAACATTGATGTTTATGTTGTACGTGAATGGTTAGAACAACATGGTTACAAGCTAACAGCCGAAACAATGATTCTGGATGAAGGACATTACTACGAAATCTTGGTTGCACAACCAGGCGCACAAAAATTGACTGATCAAGAACGTCACTACGGACCATTCAATATCGCTAACAACGATGATGTATGGCGTGCTAAGTGGCAACGTGAAGCAGACCGTATTGGTGATGTGATGGCGCAATTGGTCGCTGTTGAAAAGCAAGATTCACCAGCCTACGCCAAGTACGTGGCACAAAAGTCAGAAATTGAAGAGGTCCTTGCTCATGCAGGCGAATGA
- a CDS encoding Fic family protein, with translation MLILERRSSIKDDKLVCESMMSLVIIDINPVNFDFEIMVALNQIARDLFEENGVYGVKFDGQIKYILNASLYPPLGVDYPMTILERAAFYWVRIATKQAYHNGNKRTALLSALAYLDLNGYIFDEEALVHETGKDMYGISVDIANGKLTEANVYDLLFKHSAIKLFE, from the coding sequence ATGTTGATTCTGGAAAGAAGGAGCAGTATAAAAGATGATAAGTTAGTCTGTGAAAGTATGATGTCTCTGGTAATAATCGATATAAATCCAGTTAACTTTGACTTTGAAATCATGGTAGCATTAAATCAAATTGCTCGTGATCTGTTTGAAGAAAATGGTGTTTATGGTGTAAAATTTGATGGTCAAATTAAATATATATTAAACGCTTCTTTGTACCCACCTTTAGGAGTTGACTATCCAATGACGATTCTCGAGAGGGCGGCGTTTTATTGGGTGCGAATTGCCACGAAACAGGCTTACCATAATGGTAATAAACGAACGGCTTTGTTATCAGCTCTTGCATATCTAGATTTAAATGGTTATATATTTGATGAAGAGGCGTTGGTGCATGAAACAGGTAAAGATATGTATGGAATTTCCGTGGATATTGCAAATGGTAAGCTAACGGAAGCAAATGTTTATGATTTGCTTTTTAAACATAGTGCTATTAAACTATTTGAGTAA
- a CDS encoding tetratricopeptide repeat protein: protein MASFGERMLNELALGQVDEAKKSFASSLRHDDDDTIYSLAEELYALGMSNQAKRAYEKLLERYPDEDQLRTALADIAIDEDDTDAAMTYLADIKPTSNAYLESLMVLADLYQSEGLYEPAESKLKEAYSLAPEEPVIGFALAEYYFASAKYQEAIAYYRELLKNGDRYFSGTDIASRIGVAYALVGDVTHALAYLEQIKPTELTPDVRFQLGMLYAADEETHQKAIDTFEELMDIDASYATLYEPLGNLYEHAQQDEDALRTYQAGLAVDQFNTKLVERAAILSERLGSSEQAETLYQEGLRNNPGDTTLVLDYSDWLVLQRKHTENISLLNDYLADDEADIDPIIYRNLAQSYTALEDYEMATQYWQAAVPLFIDDANFLREAFFYFRENGNHELALETLTRYVELVPTDLEMSETLAGMADSEF from the coding sequence ATGGCATCTTTTGGAGAACGCATGCTAAATGAATTGGCATTGGGTCAAGTTGATGAAGCAAAGAAGTCATTTGCCTCATCATTGCGTCATGATGACGACGACACAATCTATTCATTGGCCGAAGAACTATACGCGCTAGGAATGAGTAATCAAGCTAAGCGTGCTTACGAAAAGCTATTAGAACGTTATCCAGATGAAGATCAATTACGTACAGCTTTAGCTGATATCGCAATTGATGAAGATGATACTGATGCAGCGATGACATACTTGGCTGATATTAAGCCAACGTCAAATGCTTACTTGGAATCATTGATGGTTTTGGCGGACTTGTATCAATCAGAAGGATTGTATGAACCAGCGGAATCAAAGTTGAAAGAAGCTTATAGTTTGGCGCCTGAAGAGCCAGTTATTGGCTTTGCCTTAGCTGAATACTACTTTGCCTCAGCAAAGTACCAAGAAGCAATTGCTTACTACCGTGAGCTATTGAAGAATGGTGACCGTTACTTCTCAGGAACTGATATTGCGTCACGTATTGGTGTGGCTTATGCGTTGGTTGGGGATGTCACACATGCATTGGCATACCTAGAACAAATCAAGCCAACTGAATTGACACCTGATGTTCGTTTTCAATTGGGGATGTTGTACGCTGCTGATGAAGAAACGCATCAAAAGGCCATTGATACTTTTGAAGAGTTGATGGACATTGATGCAAGTTACGCAACTTTGTACGAACCACTAGGAAACTTGTACGAACATGCGCAACAAGATGAAGATGCACTACGTACTTATCAAGCTGGTTTGGCCGTTGATCAATTCAACACAAAGTTGGTTGAACGTGCCGCTATCCTAAGTGAACGACTAGGGTCAAGTGAACAAGCTGAAACATTGTACCAAGAAGGGCTACGCAATAACCCTGGTGACACAACACTAGTCTTGGACTACTCTGACTGGTTGGTCCTACAAAGAAAGCACACTGAAAACATTAGCTTGCTAAATGATTATCTTGCAGATGATGAAGCGGACATTGATCCAATCATCTACCGTAATTTGGCGCAAAGCTACACAGCATTGGAAGATTACGAAATGGCAACTCAATACTGGCAAGCCGCTGTACCATTGTTTATTGATGATGCAAACTTCTTACGAGAAGCATTCTTCTACTTCCGTGAAAATGGTAACCATGAACTAGCGCTTGAAACATTAACACGTTACGTTGAATTGGTACCAACTGACTTAGAAATGAGTGAAACATTGGCCGGAATGGCTGACAGCGAATTCTAA
- a CDS encoding NUDIX domain-containing protein, which yields MVMEAYFKELREKIGHEEIIMPGVIGVLFDETRTKVLLEQRGDGEIGWSFVGGMQNINESVMTSIIREFKEEAGLEVEIDSLIGVDTNFHHVFPNGDQAQIPVTVFEVKQIGGQLEADGEETLSLQFVPLESHPKMYNKQHQYTIDQLIANKPYGWYN from the coding sequence ATGGTTATGGAAGCGTATTTTAAAGAATTACGAGAGAAGATTGGACATGAAGAAATTATCATGCCTGGTGTGATTGGCGTTTTGTTTGACGAAACGCGTACTAAGGTACTCCTGGAACAACGTGGGGATGGTGAAATTGGGTGGAGCTTCGTTGGTGGTATGCAAAACATTAACGAAAGTGTCATGACTTCAATTATCCGTGAGTTCAAAGAAGAAGCTGGTTTAGAAGTTGAAATCGACTCGTTGATTGGTGTCGACACAAACTTCCACCATGTATTCCCAAATGGTGACCAAGCACAAATTCCCGTAACTGTGTTTGAGGTTAAACAAATTGGTGGACAATTAGAAGCCGATGGCGAAGAAACATTGAGCCTACAATTTGTTCCCTTAGAAAGTCATCCTAAGATGTACAACAAGCAACATCAATACACAATTGATCAATTAATCGCTAATAAGCCTTATGGTTGGTACAACTAA
- a CDS encoding lactate/malate family dehydrogenase, which translates to MTQRVGIIGMGNVGCAVAQGMIAQNVADEYVFLNRTEEKATANKLDFEDAMGNDLMANAKIIANDWSALKDADVLISTLGDIGLQKNSHGDRFAEMAFTSEMVRDVSQKIKASGFNGVLIVMSNPLDVITTLYQQETELPANQVVGTGTALDTARMQRVLADELDIHPRSITGYSLGEHGQTQFVAWSTVKALGMPMVELAAQRGIDLDEVAAKAGAGAKAIMKGKGFTCYGVAMSGIRIAKAVLSNTHEELVLAQLREGESVYYSYPAIIGSNGVVQSCQLNLTDEEETLLATSRDFIAEKFAEVATKA; encoded by the coding sequence ATGACACAACGAGTTGGAATTATCGGCATGGGAAATGTCGGTTGTGCCGTTGCGCAAGGAATGATTGCGCAAAATGTTGCCGATGAATACGTCTTTTTAAACCGTACCGAAGAGAAAGCAACAGCGAACAAGCTTGATTTTGAAGATGCTATGGGCAATGATTTGATGGCTAATGCCAAGATCATTGCGAATGATTGGTCAGCGTTGAAGGATGCTGATGTGTTGATTTCAACCCTAGGTGATATTGGGCTTCAAAAGAATAGCCATGGTGATCGCTTTGCCGAAATGGCCTTTACAAGTGAAATGGTTCGTGATGTGAGTCAAAAAATTAAAGCTTCTGGTTTTAATGGGGTCTTGATTGTCATGTCAAACCCATTAGATGTCATTACAACGCTTTACCAACAAGAAACAGAACTGCCAGCTAACCAAGTGGTAGGAACCGGAACAGCGCTTGATACGGCGCGTATGCAACGTGTCTTGGCGGATGAACTAGATATTCATCCACGTTCAATTACTGGTTATAGCTTAGGTGAACATGGGCAAACCCAATTTGTTGCCTGGTCAACTGTTAAGGCCTTAGGGATGCCAATGGTGGAACTAGCTGCTCAGCGTGGAATTGATTTGGACGAAGTTGCTGCTAAGGCTGGGGCAGGAGCCAAAGCAATCATGAAGGGTAAAGGCTTCACTTGTTACGGTGTTGCGATGTCAGGTATTCGAATTGCGAAAGCTGTTTTAAGTAATACGCATGAAGAACTAGTTCTAGCACAATTACGTGAAGGTGAAAGTGTGTACTACTCATATCCAGCTATTATTGGTTCGAATGGTGTTGTACAAAGCTGCCAACTTAATTTGACGGATGAAGAAGAAACGTTGCTTGCTACGTCACGTGACTTTATTGCTGAAAAATTTGCTGAAGTTGCAACAAAGGCATAA